The Glycine max cultivar Williams 82 chromosome 12, Glycine_max_v4.0, whole genome shotgun sequence genome window below encodes:
- the BZIP124 gene encoding bZIP transcription factor bZIP124 has translation MASSSGTSSGSSLLQNSGSEEDLQAVMDQRKRKRMISNRESARRSRMRKQKHLDDLVSQVAQLRKENQQILTSVNITTQQYLSVEAENSVLRAQVGELSHRLESLNEIVDVLNATTVAGFGAAATSSTFVEPINNNSFFNPLNMGYLNHPIMASADILQY, from the coding sequence ATGGCTTCCTCAAGTGGAACATCTTCAGGGTCATCTCTGCTTCAGAACTCTGGTTCTGAGGAGGATTTGCAGGCGGTGATGGATCagagaaagaggaagagaatgaTATCAAACCGCGAATCTGCACGGCGATCTCGCATGAGGAAGCAGAAGCACTTGGACGATCTTGTTTCCCAAGTGGCTCAGCTCAGAAAAGAGAACCAACAAATACTCACAAGCGTCAACATCACCACGCAACAGTACCTGAGCGTTGAGGCTGAGAACTCGGTGCTTAGGGCTCAGGTGGGTGAGCTTAGTCACAGGTTAGAGTCTCTGAATGAGATCGTTGACGTGTTGAATGCCACCACTGTGGCGGGTTTTGGAGCAGCAGCAACATCGAGCACCTTCGTTGAgccaattaataataatagctTCTTCAACCCGTTGAATATGGGGTATCTGAACCACCCTATTATGGCTTCTGCGGATATATTGCAGTATTGA